Within Hyla sarda isolate aHylSar1 chromosome 7, aHylSar1.hap1, whole genome shotgun sequence, the genomic segment ccctgctacaactcccagaatgccggaaacgactgtaaccacaccaaatattaggatgtcgtgatagtcacacggttcagcacggcaagggtccttctcttgtaagagtgttcgtgcgtgggtcaggtatgacggaccccatacacctatggctcccactatgaaggatacagccgtcgatcccatggtggtgaACATGAAGCtttgatttttaaatagttttttcagatctgtcgcccatttggcaaacttctgggatttgttgttcttcttcccgtttgtagtcgttcttggaagctcctttgtgaccaaaatcatcaaagccacagctatgaggcccaggccaggggtgacccgaaatgcccagtgccaatcgccccttgctgcatcagtcactttgggcccgatgatgtatcctagtccgcagcctacaggtatgacggagtaaaacacgttcagcatgcgggtccgctggtcacttgtaaaaaggtctgcaatgattgagggggcgatggtgcagaaagtcgcctctccggctccaaccagtccactcgtcagcaggaagagcaggaagtacccgtcagggatgaatgacagggtaagtgtcatgctcagccaaacgatgactcctgcgcaaacagtatatttcttattacagtggtcgcccaaatatccggcaattggtgcgaccagcacgtagcttccaatgaacaatgtattcaataagccggacagactagcattggtgtcatatgctttctgtatataaggcagcacccccgccacgctggagcgatttgcatagatgagcaaattaacaaaggcgaggatcactacggtgatgatggaacgtgcggtggacatcacgcttagagatggcaggttctgcctctcagggatatcgcccttttctacatccatatcactatggtcctccattgcttcttcctcctccttcagcaatgggtcttgtggagaggccatggtgacaggtcagagcctgaaaacactagagagagagagagataagtgaagacattagacaacatgtcatcattcctgtcattatacaatagatccttcatacagagcagaaatgtccagcacagaaccacaagataacactaagaccatcgcagcctcagaagaagatgcttctctataagtgttttatatggagacgtcttccctgaggttaccaatgtctgataacctgaacctgtccggtcctagtaatatctgataaccctgaacctgtccggtcctagtaatatctgataaccctgaacctgtccggtcctagtaatatctgataaccctgaacctgtccggtcctagtaatatctgataaccctgaacctgtccggtcctagtaatatctgataaccctgaacctgtccggtcctagtaatgtctgataaccctgaacctgtccggtcctagtaatatctgataaccctgaacctgtccggtcctagtaatatctgacaaccctgattctgtccggtcctagtaatatctgataaccctgaacctgtccggtcctagtaatatctgataaccctgaacctgtccggtcctagtaatatctgataaccctgaacctgtccggtcctagtaatatctgacaaccctgaatctgttctagtaatggcggattataagggcttggctgtatggtcactgggccatgtgaacttcatactgtagatacaattgggctatcctgctatatacatttactaataatgaacctaccccacctcattgggatctatccatcccctatatgactttctgccactagttgatttgaaaatgttccctttcggagtacccagagtatttctattgttagtacacacagaattctattatataatattatatttctgccctaatctttcagtcattcttttactactccaccaaatctttctcatagacttatatcttttagaacttcatgaattaggactctttttctt encodes:
- the LOC130283006 gene encoding protein spinster homolog 1-like, with translation MASPQDPLLKEEEEAMEDHSDMDVEKGDIPERQNLPSLSVMSTARSIITVVILAFVNLLIYANRSSVAGVLPYIQKAYDTNASLSGLLNTLFIGSYVLVAPIAGYLGDHCNKKYTVCAGVIVWLSMTLTLSFIPDGYFLLFLLTSGLVGAGEATFCTIAPSIIADLFTSDQRTRMLNVFYSVIPVGCGLGYIIGPKVTDAARGDWHWAFRVTPGLGLIAVALMILVTKELPRTTTNGKKNNKSQKFAKWATDLKKLFKNQSFMFTTMGSTAVSFIVGAIGVWGPSYLTHARTLLQEKDPCRAEPCDYHDILIFGVVTVVSGILGVVAGTEISKRYRKSNPRADPLVCGCAMMLSAPFLLLALTFGNISLVATNIFIFIGETTSVSKFHPHI